The nucleotide sequence TATTAATCTTATATCGCCTGCCTTTAGATAAGGATGCATAGGTAAGCTCATTACCTTCTGCGAAAGTTCGTCACCAACGGGAAGATACGCTTCATCAAAAACAGCGGGCTGCTTGTTCAATGGTATAGGGTAGTGCACAGCAGTTGGTACACCCTGCTCCATGAGGTGCTGCTGTAGGCTATCACGATGACCTACACAAATAGTGTATTGGGCATAGGCACTAACGTTATATGGTTCGATATAAGGATTTTTTATCGCGTGCTGCGACAACAACCGATCGTAGGTTAAGGCCACTTTTTGCCGAGCAATCAGCTCACTAGGAAAAATCTCCAGCTTGGGTAAAAGAATCGCTGCTTGCAGTGTATCCAGGCGGCTATTAACCCCCACACGGATATGGTGATAACGGCGATCCTGCCCGTGACGCGCAATTTGCCTTAGCACTTTTGCCAGCTCTTCATCATTGGTAAAAATCGCGCCGCCATCGCCATAGCAACCCAGCGGCTTGCTCGGAAAGAAGCTCGTGCAGGCAATAGTGCTCAGATTGCAAGAGCGCTTATCTTTGTAGGTTGCACCAAAACTCTGCGCAGCATCCTCGATTACCGGAATACCGTATTTCGCAGCTATTGCATTGATGGCATCGAAATCCGCGCATTGTCCGTAGAGTGAAACAGGGATGATAGCTTTAGTGCGTGGGGTGATAGCAGCTTCCAGCAGGTTCGGGTCGAGGTTGTACGTACGCGGGTCGATATCAACGTAGACCGGTTTTGCCCCCAATAAGGCCACAGTTTCGGCTGTAGCTATATAGGTGAATCCAGGGGTAATTACTTCATCGCCCGGACCAATCCCTAACGCCATCTGCGCAATCTGCAGCGCATCGGTGCCGTTGGCGCAGGTGATGCAGTATTTAGCGCCAACAAAAGCGGCTAGCTTTTCTTCCAGCTCAGCCACTTCCGGACCAAGAATGTACTGGCCGTGGGCAAGCACTCGCTGGATACCAGCGTCGATCTTGTCCTTGATACGGACTTGTTGGGTTTTCAGGTCGATGAACTCGATCATTTATTGCGCATCCACTTTGCTCAGGGTTGTGCCATTCAATACATAGCGGGAACCAGTGTGCTGGCAGGCAACTTCGCCCTCACCTGTCACTGGCAGTGTCAGTTGCTCGCCAAACTCGCTCATCCAACCAATCTGGCGTGCTGGTACGCCCACCATCAGGGCATATGCTGATATGTCCTTGTTGACTACCGCACCGGCCCCGACGAAAGCGTACTCACCAATGGTCACACCACAAACGATGGTGCAGTTGGCGCCGAGGGTGGCTCCTTTTTTCACCAGGGTGTCGCGATACTGGTCCTTGCGCCCGATCAGCGAACGCGGATTGTACACATTGGTAAATACCATGCTAGGGCCGCAGAATACGCCCTGTTCAAGGGTGACGTTGTCGTACACCGAAACGTTGTTCTGCACCTTGCAATTATCGCCGATTACAACCTTGTTGCCGACGAAGACGTTTTGACCGAGGGATACGCCCTTCCCTATACGGGCTCCGCCACAGACATGCACGAAATGCCAGACACGCGAGCCTTCACCGATCTGAGCACCGTCGTCGATGATGGCACTGGAGTGCTGGTAAAACTTCATATTCTAACTACCTGAAAAATATTATAAGAAGCAGTCAATAGACGCCGGACAATGATTTATAACTTTACACCACCAACAACAGCACGACTCAGGACATCCATGACCCATCCTTGCTGTTCTATAGTCAGCCCCACCCAAAGAGGCAATCGAATCAAACATTTGGAAATTTTATT is from Pseudomonas sp. TMP9 and encodes:
- a CDS encoding DegT/DnrJ/EryC1/StrS family aminotransferase encodes the protein MIEFIDLKTQQVRIKDKIDAGIQRVLAHGQYILGPEVAELEEKLAAFVGAKYCITCANGTDALQIAQMALGIGPGDEVITPGFTYIATAETVALLGAKPVYVDIDPRTYNLDPNLLEAAITPRTKAIIPVSLYGQCADFDAINAIAAKYGIPVIEDAAQSFGATYKDKRSCNLSTIACTSFFPSKPLGCYGDGGAIFTNDEELAKVLRQIARHGQDRRYHHIRVGVNSRLDTLQAAILLPKLEIFPSELIARQKVALTYDRLLSQHAIKNPYIEPYNVSAYAQYTICVGHRDSLQQHLMEQGVPTAVHYPIPLNKQPAVFDEAYLPVGDELSQKVMSLPMHPYLKAGDIRLITQALSK
- the wbpD gene encoding UDP-2-acetamido-3-amino-2,3-dideoxy-D-glucuronate N-acetyltransferase → MKFYQHSSAIIDDGAQIGEGSRVWHFVHVCGGARIGKGVSLGQNVFVGNKVVIGDNCKVQNNVSVYDNVTLEQGVFCGPSMVFTNVYNPRSLIGRKDQYRDTLVKKGATLGANCTIVCGVTIGEYAFVGAGAVVNKDISAYALMVGVPARQIGWMSEFGEQLTLPVTGEGEVACQHTGSRYVLNGTTLSKVDAQ